In the Nicotiana tabacum cultivar K326 chromosome 16, ASM71507v2, whole genome shotgun sequence genome, one interval contains:
- the LOC142170643 gene encoding putative inactive receptor kinase At5g67200, with protein sequence MKIHQLLVVVVNLLCLSSLATGSSHLQSPSTSLLVPSDASALLAFKYKADLGNKLEFSANKSFRFCKWKGVQCAEKKVVRVTFEGLSLGGIFPPNTLSKLDQLRVLSLQNNSLTGPIPDLSSLVNLKVLFLDHNLFTGSIPLSIFTLHRLKTLDLSYNNLTGSLPISVNNLNRLYYLRLDSNRINGSVPPLNQSSLQIFNISHNTLSGPIPVTKTLSRFKTASFSDNKGLCGEIIHKECRPIQPFFSPSTDAATKIKPPPPKTPAELGQNEDLQNGVALKSKENKTHKRYLLIIGVSTACLVLICSVILLALATKKHKNSKKLGEKTQKGAFDPSVSGNAEAVMRIEEDNNELEEKVKRVQQGMQQVIGKSGSLMFCAGEVQVYTLEQLMRASAELLGRGTMGTTYKAVLDNRLIVCVKRLDGGRLAGTSKEEFEQHMESVGGLRHPNLVPLRAYFQAREERLLVYDYQPNGSLFSLVHGSKSSRAKPLHWTSCLKIAEDVAQGLSYIHQAWRLVHGNLKSSNVLLGSDFEACIADYCLSILAVPSDDEDPDSAAYKAPEIRKLSHNHHHHRQASAKSDVYSFGILLLELLTGKHPSEHPYLMPDDMIHWVKSTREDHEGSGEDNKLEMLLEVAMACRVTSPEQRPTMWQVLKMIQEIKESVIMEDSRDMDLLTGTS encoded by the exons ATGAAAATACATCAACTCTTAGTAGTAGTTGTTAATCTCTTATGTTTATCTTCTTTAGCCACTGGTTCTTCTCATTTACAATCCCCTTCCACTAGTTTGTTAGTTCCTTCAGATGCTTCAGCATTGTTAGCATTCAAATACAAAGCTGACTTAGGAAACAAACTTGAGTTTTCTGCTAATAAAAGCTTCAGATTCTGCAAATGGAAAGGTGTACAATGTGCAGAAAAGAAAGTGGTTCGTGTTACATTTGAAGGTTTAAGCTTAGGTGGTATATTTCCTCCTAATACATTGTCTAAACTTGATCAACTACGTGTTTTGAGTCTTCAAAATAACTCACTTACTGGTCCCATTCCTGATCTTTCTTCCCTTGTTAATCTCAAAGTTCTTTTCCTTGACCATAATTTATTCACTGGTTCAATACCACTTTCTATATTTACTCTTCACAGGCTCAAAACTCTTGATCTGTCCTACAACAATCTCACCGGTTCATTACCCATTTCAGTCAACAACTTGAACCGGTTGTACTATCTCCGGCTTGACTCGAACCGGATAAACGGTTCAGTTCCACCGCTGAACCAATCTTCACTTCAAATCTTTAACATTTCTCACAATACCCTCTCCGGTCCTATTCCAGTAACTAAAACACTATCCCGGTTTAAAACGGCATCGTTCTCAGATAATAAAGGACTTTGTGGCGAAATCATACACAAAGAATGCCGTCCAATACAACCCTTTTTCAGCCCGTCTACTGACGCCGCTACCAAAATTAAACCGCCGCCACCAAAAACTCCAGCAGAACTCGGCCAAAACGAGGATTTACAAAATGGGGTTGCTttaaaaagtaaagaaaacaaAACCCATAAAAGATATTTACTCATTATTGGGGTTTCCACAGCTTGTTTAGTCCTTATATGTTCAGTAATATTATTAGCATTAGCGACGAAAAAGCACAAGAACTCGAAAAAATTGGGCGAAAAAACTCAGAAAGGTGCATTTGATCCAAGTGTTAGTGGCAATGCAGAAGCAGTAATGAGGATTGAAGAAGACAATAATGAGTTAGAAGAGAAGGTGAAAAGAGTGCAACAAGGAATGCAGCAAGTGATTGGGAAAAGTGGGAGCTTAATGTTCTGTGCAGGTGAGGTGCAGGTGTATACGCTGGAGCAGCTGATGAGAGCTTCTGCTGAGCTTTTGGGTAGAGGGACAATGGGGACCACTTATAAAGCAGTGCTTGATAACCGTTTGATTGTTTGTGTGAAGAGATTGGATGGTGGGAGATTAGCGGGTACAAGTAAGGAAGAGTTTGAGCAGCATATGGAATCAGTGGGCGGGCTTAGGCACCCGAATTTGGTTCCACTTCGGGCGTATTTTCAGGCAAGGGAAGAAAGGCTTTTGGTCTATGATTATCAGCCCAATGGTAGCTTGTTCTCTCTTGTTCATG GTTCCAAGTCATCAAGAGCAAAGCCACTTCACTGGACTTCATGCTTGAAAATAGCAGAGGACGTAGCTCAAGGACTTTCCTACATTCACCAAGCATGGAGGCTTGTTCATGGCAATCTCAAGTCCTCTAACGTCCTCCTCGGCTCCGATTTCGAGGCGTGCATAGCCGACTATTGCCTCTCGATCCTCGCTGTCCCCTCGGACGACGAGGACCCTGATTCTGCAGCCTACAAGGCTCCAGAAATCCGAAAGTTGAGTcacaaccaccaccaccaccgccAAGCCAGTGCAAAATCCGATGTTTATTCATTTGGCATTCTTTTACTTGAGCTTCTAACAGGAAAACATCCCTCAGAACATCCATATTTAATGCCAGATGATATGATCCATTGGGTGAAATCTACTAGAGAAGATCATGAGGGAAGTGGAGAAGATAATAAGTTGGAAATGCTTCTTGAAGTAGCTATGGCTTGTAGAGTGACATCACCAGAGCAAAGACCAACAATGTGGCAAGTGTTAAAGATGATACAAGAGATCAAAGAATCTGTAATAATGGAAGATAGTCGTGATATGGACCTCCTCACTGGCACCTCCTAG
- the LOC107769610 gene encoding uncharacterized protein LOC107769610, which produces MIFIDEKMWCVVCAELETWRLLARGGKKGASILLLISEVSFATSYASKIYVNLNVDYITSLIQKFATMSAGVQTIERSNVNNIPIEEEMFLNRMNIKELLDYDWSPELEEYIVIMRGETTKIDNRFGWYYISYNACSKKIEPVNGVYNCSICNKKCKFPLVKYKIHVKVKDKTGESSVVLFNVVAEKLLDTSAHKLFSRLSSSDNNDVPAQIQSLIGKDFIFKLKLNSYNLQEGLENFTVSKIFILVENLEMQYQSRKDKKGKSLLGDEKEPEERQSKRLIKKRTKQAADVSLDNLEHSGKDQHVNDVVKNRKRRNIIIDDDEFSDGDTNICKQKSL; this is translated from the exons ATGATATTTATTGACGAAAAG ATGTGGTGCGTTGTTTGTGCGGAGTTGGAGACATGGAGACTGCTGGCTCGAGGTGGAAAAAAAGGGGCATCCATATTATTACTGATTA GTGAGGTTAGCTTCGCCACCAGCTACGCAAGCAAAATATATGTGAATCTCAATGTAGACTACATAACTTCTTTGATCCAAAAGTTTGCGACCATGTCTGCTGGAGTACAAACTATTGAACGCTCTAATGTTAACAACATTCCGATTGAGGAAGAGATGTTTTTGAACAGGATGAACATCAAGGAGTTGTTGGATTATGACTGGAGTCCTGAACTAGAG GAATACATTGTTATCATGAGGGGAGAGACTACAAAAATAGACAACCGTTTTGGTTGGTATTATATTTCATACAATGCGTGTTCAAAGAAGATCGAACCTGTTAATGGTGTCTATAATTGCTCGATTTGCAACAAAAAATGCAAGTTTCCCTTGGTGAA gTATAAGATACACGTAAAAGTCAAAGACAAAACTGGGGAGAGCAGTGTTGTCCTATTTAATGTTGTTGCAGAGAAGCTACTTGATACATCAGCTCACAAGTTGTTCAGCAGGCTGTCATCATCGGATAACAATGATGTACCTGCCCAAATCCAAAGCCTTATCGGAAAAGATTTTATTTTCAAGCTAAAATTAAACAGTTACAATTTGCAAGAGGGGCTTGAAAATTTTACCGTATCAAAGATTTTCATTCTTGTTGAAAATTTGGAAATGCAATACCAATCGAGGAAAGATAAGAAG GGAAAAAGCTTATTGGGGGATGAAAAAGAACCAGAGGAGCGACAGTCAAAAAGATTAATAAAAAAAAG AACCAAACAGGCTGCCGATGTCTCATTGGATAACTTGGAACACTCTGGCAAAGATCAACATGTTAATGATGTTGTAAAGAATAGAAAGAGAAGAAACATAATCATAGATGACGATGAATTTAGCGATGGAGACACCAATATTTGCAAACAGAAGAGTCTTTAG